A region from the Streptomyces lydicus genome encodes:
- a CDS encoding Pycsar system effector family protein, with product MAANGAELTRADTKAAVLLGFTGAVLGVFITVTRSAGAGQIPHAWRVHLLWWTAVISALLAVVCFVCAIAPRRRGGRRRGPAAPGYFEHITPELAGPRLSRAFERMGHDPTGPLLSSLAGTSEIIRAKYRWIETGTVLLLVALPQFAVVLRPA from the coding sequence ATGGCGGCCAACGGGGCGGAACTCACCCGAGCGGACACCAAGGCCGCCGTGCTCCTGGGCTTCACGGGAGCGGTCCTCGGCGTCTTCATCACGGTGACCCGGAGCGCCGGGGCCGGGCAGATCCCCCATGCCTGGAGAGTGCATCTCCTGTGGTGGACCGCCGTCATCAGCGCGCTGCTGGCCGTCGTCTGCTTCGTGTGCGCCATCGCCCCTCGCCGCCGCGGAGGGCGTCGCCGGGGGCCGGCCGCCCCCGGTTACTTCGAGCACATCACGCCGGAACTGGCCGGCCCGCGGCTGAGTCGTGCCTTCGAACGGATGGGGCACGATCCGACCGGCCCCTTGCTGTCCTCCCTGGCCGGAACCAGCGAGATCATCCGCGCCAAATACCGCTGGATCGAAACGGGAACCGTTCTGCTGCTCGTCGCGCTCCCGCAGTTCGCCGTCGTTCTGCGGCCAGCATGA
- a CDS encoding DinB family protein, with product MGTTADGRPIPPLQADERATLEGWLDFHRATLPLKCEGLDDRQIRLASVTPSSMTLLGLVQHLAEVERNWFQRVFAGQDVPPVHEAGNADGFTPAPDHGIDEALARWRAEVARSRELTAAASLDDTGSLSEQEAGLAGGQGVSLRWILVHMIEEYARHNGHADLLRESIDGVTGA from the coding sequence ATGGGGACAACAGCGGACGGGCGGCCGATTCCGCCCCTGCAGGCCGATGAACGCGCCACGCTGGAAGGCTGGTTGGACTTCCACCGCGCCACGCTCCCGCTCAAGTGCGAGGGGCTGGACGACCGCCAGATCCGCCTCGCCTCGGTGACCCCGTCGTCCATGACGCTGCTGGGCCTCGTCCAGCACCTGGCGGAGGTCGAACGCAACTGGTTCCAGCGGGTGTTCGCCGGTCAGGACGTCCCGCCGGTCCACGAGGCCGGCAATGCCGACGGCTTCACGCCGGCCCCGGACCACGGGATCGACGAGGCCCTGGCCCGCTGGCGCGCGGAAGTCGCACGGAGCCGCGAGCTGACCGCCGCCGCCTCGCTGGACGACACCGGCAGCCTCTCGGAACAGGAAGCCGGCCTCGCCGGCGGCCAGGGTGTGTCGCTGCGCTGGATCCTGGTCCACATGATCGAGGAGTACGCCCGCCACAACGGCCATGCGGACCTGCTCAGGGAGAGCATCGACGGCGTCACGGGGGCCTGA
- a CDS encoding helix-turn-helix domain-containing protein gives MLVESVYRSEDVPLADRFDCWRTLVGRTHAPVELVSDYREDFRVFQRTLSLGAVSVWPSSFQPVLFRRTPRLIRESDPEGLHLTLPLKGTLYVSTGRDDASHGPYSLNVLDTSHPFEVRSVGGSDGLHTGVGLEVPAALLPVPGRQRDRLAGLRLSAGEGFGALLAQLLTQLANGTHAYQPADGPRLGSVVVDLLSALFAHALDANTLLPPETHRQALVLRIRSFIQRHLHDPQLTPPVIAAAHHISLSYLHRLFQHEEETVAAWIRRQRLDRARRDLADPAQRTTPIHAVGARWGFPRAADFTRAFRTAYGMPPSDYRSTLQSE, from the coding sequence ATGCTGGTGGAGTCGGTGTACCGGAGTGAGGATGTGCCGCTTGCGGACAGGTTCGACTGCTGGCGGACGCTCGTTGGCCGAACGCATGCGCCGGTGGAGCTGGTCAGCGACTACCGGGAGGATTTCCGTGTCTTCCAACGCACGTTGAGCCTCGGCGCCGTGTCGGTGTGGCCGTCGTCGTTCCAACCGGTGCTCTTCCGGCGCACCCCTCGGCTGATCCGGGAGTCGGACCCCGAGGGGCTGCACCTCACGCTCCCGCTCAAGGGGACGCTGTACGTCAGCACCGGGCGGGATGACGCCTCACATGGCCCGTACAGCCTGAACGTGCTCGATACGTCTCACCCGTTCGAGGTCCGTTCCGTCGGAGGTTCCGATGGTCTGCACACAGGAGTAGGGCTGGAAGTACCCGCAGCGCTGCTCCCGGTTCCGGGCCGTCAACGCGACCGGCTGGCCGGACTGCGATTATCGGCGGGGGAAGGATTCGGCGCCCTGCTGGCGCAGTTGCTCACTCAGCTGGCGAACGGCACCCATGCGTACCAGCCTGCCGACGGACCCCGTCTGGGGTCGGTCGTGGTGGACCTCCTGTCCGCACTGTTCGCTCACGCCCTCGACGCCAACACCCTCCTCCCCCCGGAAACTCACCGGCAGGCCCTCGTCTTACGTATCCGCTCCTTCATCCAAAGGCACCTGCACGATCCGCAGCTGACGCCGCCCGTCATCGCCGCCGCACATCACATCTCCCTCAGCTACCTGCACCGCCTCTTCCAGCACGAAGAGGAAACGGTGGCGGCCTGGATCCGCCGCCAGCGCCTGGACCGCGCCCGCCGCGACCTCGCCGACCCGGCTCAGCGCACCACCCCCATCCACGCCGTCGGCGCCCGCTGGGGCTTCCCTCGCGCCGCCGACTTCACCCGGGCCTTCCGCACTGCCTACGGCATGCCACCCAGCGACTACCGATCCACGCTGCAGTCCGAGTAG
- a CDS encoding SpoIIE family protein phosphatase/ATP-binding protein: protein MTEIFGRESDGSQTSPRSPGQRLRSLLTMHSVAGRVCVRPLTLAVLLVIAAVVALAPQAEGANMREARQGSGVEAAAGFVPVGFVPAGFVPAGFVPVGFVPVGFRVQRADGPVADQLPVLLGAVAGGLLVVAGGAVWVIRRQRRLTHGLHPADLRRRYEHHDAVLHAVREGVLILGGDGRLLLANDEARRLLGLPPEAERRPVADLGLEPRLNALLASGREATDEVLLAGDRLIGVSVRPTAPYGGPAGTVVTLRDTTELRALAGRAGVAQERLKLIYDAGLRIGTTLEVGRTAEELAEVAVPRFADVATVELLEPVLRGDEPAAGTGTGLRRMAVRGVRDESAIYRVGDVLRAVSGTPMAMALESGRPVLVDDLRRSDEWRRQDPAGTQRVLDAGIRSLIAVPLRARGVVLGLAGFWRNGTSGGFGEGDPAFAEELTARAAVAIDNARRYTREHTTAVTLQRSLLPQTLPEQSALVVAHRYLPAHAGVGGDWFDVISLPGARVALVVGDVVGHGLHAAATMGRLRTAVHNFSALDLPPDELLNHLDELVTHIDTDEVQAAGSGTGEEGRGGGEAGHEGPWPGGPGTGTGTGSRGAPAHPGRTGITGATCLYAIYDPVGGRATLARAGHPGPAVIAPDGAVSFPEVPVSPPLGLGGSEPVEVTELTLGEGSRLVLYTDGLIEGRDRDIGTGLEVLRTALATAADRSPEQICTAVLDTMLPEHPGDDVALLVARTQLLDPGRVAEWEVPSDPAAVARIRSSCLGTLESWGLAGLSFTTELILSELITNAIRYGAQPIRVRLLYDRALICEVFDGTSASPHLRRAATTDEGGRGLFLVAQFAQRWGTRYTANGKIIWTEQTLDGGRPESGPDSADDILDQWHDVPAL from the coding sequence ATGACGGAAATTTTCGGGCGAGAAAGTGACGGTTCGCAGACGTCACCACGCTCCCCGGGACAGCGCCTCCGCTCGCTGCTGACCATGCACAGCGTGGCGGGCCGGGTGTGCGTGCGGCCGCTCACCCTCGCGGTGCTGCTGGTCATCGCGGCCGTCGTGGCTCTCGCCCCCCAGGCGGAGGGCGCGAACATGCGCGAGGCCCGTCAGGGCTCCGGTGTCGAAGCGGCCGCCGGGTTCGTACCCGTCGGGTTCGTGCCCGCCGGGTTCGTGCCCGCCGGGTTCGTGCCCGTCGGGTTCGTGCCCGTCGGGTTCCGTGTCCAGCGGGCGGACGGGCCGGTGGCGGACCAGCTGCCCGTGCTGCTCGGCGCCGTTGCCGGCGGACTGCTGGTGGTCGCCGGCGGGGCGGTGTGGGTGATCCGTCGGCAGCGGCGGCTCACGCACGGGCTGCATCCGGCCGACTTGCGGCGGAGGTACGAGCACCACGACGCGGTGCTGCACGCCGTACGGGAGGGCGTACTGATCCTCGGCGGCGACGGGCGGCTGCTGCTCGCCAACGACGAGGCCAGGCGGCTGCTCGGGCTGCCCCCGGAAGCGGAGCGGCGCCCGGTCGCGGATCTGGGGCTGGAACCACGGCTGAACGCGCTGCTGGCCTCGGGGCGGGAGGCGACCGACGAGGTGCTGCTGGCGGGCGACCGGCTGATCGGGGTCAGCGTCCGGCCGACCGCCCCCTACGGCGGGCCCGCCGGAACCGTGGTGACGCTGCGGGACACCACCGAACTGCGGGCGCTGGCCGGCCGGGCGGGCGTGGCCCAGGAGCGGCTGAAGCTGATCTACGACGCGGGCCTGCGGATCGGCACCACGCTGGAGGTGGGGCGTACCGCCGAGGAGCTGGCCGAGGTCGCGGTGCCCCGGTTCGCCGATGTGGCCACCGTCGAGCTGCTGGAACCGGTGCTGCGGGGCGATGAACCGGCGGCCGGGACGGGCACCGGCCTGCGGCGGATGGCGGTCCGTGGGGTCCGCGACGAGTCGGCGATCTACCGGGTGGGCGACGTGCTCAGGGCGGTGTCCGGCACGCCGATGGCCATGGCGCTGGAGAGCGGCCGTCCGGTCCTGGTGGATGATCTGCGCAGATCGGACGAGTGGCGGCGGCAGGACCCCGCGGGCACCCAGCGGGTGCTGGACGCCGGTATCCGGTCGCTGATCGCGGTACCGCTGCGGGCACGGGGCGTGGTGCTGGGGCTGGCCGGTTTCTGGCGGAACGGGACCTCCGGCGGCTTCGGGGAAGGGGATCCGGCCTTCGCCGAGGAGCTGACCGCGCGGGCCGCCGTCGCGATCGACAACGCCCGCCGCTACACCCGTGAGCACACCACGGCCGTCACCCTGCAGCGCAGTCTGCTGCCGCAGACCCTGCCCGAGCAGTCGGCCCTGGTGGTGGCGCACCGCTATCTCCCCGCGCACGCCGGGGTCGGCGGCGACTGGTTCGATGTCATCTCCCTGCCCGGCGCCCGGGTCGCGCTGGTGGTCGGCGATGTCGTCGGACACGGTCTGCACGCCGCCGCCACCATGGGCCGGCTGCGTACCGCGGTCCACAACTTCTCCGCTCTCGACCTGCCGCCCGACGAGTTGCTCAACCACCTGGACGAACTCGTCACCCATATCGATACCGACGAGGTGCAGGCGGCGGGCTCCGGCACCGGTGAGGAGGGCAGGGGCGGGGGCGAGGCCGGGCACGAGGGGCCGTGGCCGGGCGGCCCGGGGACGGGCACGGGCACGGGCAGCCGGGGGGCGCCCGCGCATCCGGGCCGGACCGGCATCACCGGCGCGACCTGCCTGTACGCCATCTACGACCCGGTCGGCGGCCGGGCCACGCTGGCCAGGGCGGGCCACCCGGGGCCGGCCGTGATCGCCCCCGACGGCGCCGTGTCGTTCCCCGAGGTGCCCGTCTCCCCGCCGCTGGGGCTGGGCGGCAGCGAGCCGGTGGAGGTCACCGAGCTCACCCTGGGCGAAGGCTCCCGGCTGGTGCTGTACACGGACGGGCTGATCGAGGGCCGCGACCGCGATATCGGCACCGGCCTGGAGGTGCTGCGAACGGCCCTGGCGACGGCGGCGGACCGCAGCCCGGAGCAGATCTGTACGGCGGTCCTCGACACGATGCTGCCCGAACACCCCGGTGACGACGTCGCCCTGCTGGTGGCCCGTACCCAGTTGCTGGACCCCGGGCGGGTCGCCGAGTGGGAGGTGCCCTCCGATCCGGCGGCCGTCGCGCGCATCCGGTCGTCGTGCCTGGGCACGCTGGAGTCCTGGGGCCTGGCGGGGCTCTCGTTCACCACCGAGCTGATCCTCAGCGAACTGATCACCAACGCCATTCGCTACGGGGCCCAGCCGATCCGGGTACGGCTGCTGTACGACCGTGCGCTGATCTGCG